In the Arachis ipaensis cultivar K30076 chromosome B10, Araip1.1, whole genome shotgun sequence genome, one interval contains:
- the LOC107620819 gene encoding uncharacterized protein LOC107620819 → MATIAEALSRLTLPPQTAQNTQQASTSSSLPSQPQPNPKGSINTIALRSGTKLDKNVSIPTELSEETNTEEVGDEVEATRDEEKSVAKSEEEPPKVKESKRKTLLEKPLPIPFPTLAKKAKKQEELDPTMVEVFKKVEVTVSLFQAIQQVPKYAKFLKDVCTHKDKLGNLNKKLVDDSISYLLPEKYNDPGPCLVTCLIGGMKFMDCMYNLGACVSIMPLPIYERLNLSPLKRSGARFVLADKSIVSVVGITENVLDNIQRLLFPVDFHILETPPIDSNKPSSILHGRPFLKMARFKLDAHLGVYSFESDGELVKFTLEESNKPVLEAYSIFGCDIVEDQVIKDGNEQEEEDVAMKLNSKDHTQPKNAKELEIFLLGEVSK, encoded by the coding sequence ATGGCTACGATAGCCGAAGCCCTTTCCCGTTTAACTCTCCCTCCTCAAACCGCACAAAACACCCAACAAGCTTCAACCTCGAGTAGTTTACCCTCCCAGCCTCAACCCAACCCTAAGGGTAGCATCAACACCATTGCCCTTAGGAGCGGCACTAAATTGGATAAGAATGTTTCTATACCTACAGAGTTGAGTGAGGAGACAAACACTGAAGAGGTAGGAGATGAAGTGGAAGCGACGAGGGATGAAGAAAAAAGTGTTGCCAAAAGTGAGGAAGAACCACCCAAGGTCAAGGAGTCAAAGAGAAAGACCTTGCTTGAAAAGCCTTTGCCCATTCCATTCCCAACCTTAGCCAAGAAGGCCAAGAAACAAGAAGAGCTTGATCCCACTATGGTGGAAGTTTTTAAGAAGGTTGAAGTCACCGTCTCCCTCTTCCAAGCCATTCAACAAGTGCCAAAATATGCCAAGTTCCTTAAAGATGTTTGCACTCACAAAGACAAGCTTGGAAACCTCAACAAAAAGCTGGTAGATGATTCTATCTCTTATTTACTTCCTGAAAAATACAATGATCCCGGCCCATGTTTGGTTACTTGTTTGATTGGTGGGATGAAGTTCATGGACTGTATGTATAATTTGGGAGCGTGTGTAAGTATTATGCCACTCCCTATTTATGAAAGATTGAATTTGTCACCCCTAAAGAGGTCCGGGGCAAGGTTTGTGCTAGCCGATAAAAGTATTGTGTCAGTTGTGGGGATTACAGAGAATGTGCTAGATAATATTCAAAGATTGCTCTTTCCAGTTGATTTTCACATTTTGGAGACTCCTCCCATTGACTCTAACAAGCCATCGTCCATACTCCATGGAAGGCCATTCTTAAAGATGGCCCGCTTCAAGCTAGATGCACATTTGGGAGTCTATTCTTTTGAGTCGGATGGCGAGTTAGTCAAGTTCACTTTGGAGGAGTCTAACAAGCCCGTTCTTGAAGCTTATTCTATTTTTGGGTGTGACATCGTTGAAGATCAAGTGATTAAGGATGGCAATGAGCAAGAAGAAGAGGATGTTGCCATGAAGTTGAATTCAAAGGATCACACTCAACCCAAGaatgccaaggagttggagattttCCTCCTTGGTGAAGTTTCCAAGTGA